The genomic region agacagacagataggtggatagacagaaagacagatagatagatagatagatagatagatagatagatagatagatagatagatagatggatagatggatagacagacaaacagacagatagatagatagatagatagatagatagatagatagatagatagatagatagatagatagatagatagatagatagatagatggatagacagacagacagataggtggatagacagacagatggatagacagacagacagatagatggatagacagacagacagacagatcggtggatagacagacagacagatggttagacagacagacagatagatagatagatggattgacagacagacagacagatagatggatagacagacagacagatcggtggatagacagacagacagatggttagacagacagacagatagatagatggatagacagacagacagacagatagatggatagacagacagacagacagatagatggatagacagacagacagaccggtggatagacagacagacagatggttagacagacagacagacagatagatggatagacagacagacagacagatagatggatagacagacagacagacagatctgtggatagacagacagacagacagacagatactgAAATTTGATGTTTCATTCAAAGTCCTAAATGTCTTTCCATCCCAAGAGAGGATAATGCTAACATTTCAGATTCTGTAAACCACAGGGATGACAGTTTTATTCACTGGCATTCACActcacactttctctcacataaaaaaaagattgggAGGTTTGAGCGTCTCTTCGAGATTTGCAACCAAGTATTATGCAGAAAATCAACGGCAGTCAAGAGACACTAACACTAACCTGCGCATCAGAACAAAGTACATCAAAACGATGATGACAATGCCAAAACAAGAGACGTGTCAGCTTATTATCAGGCGGGATTTATAGTGAAGGAGCTGAGCAGCCTTTTGCTATATCTTTTCCCATCTTCTCTGTTACTGAACTGCAGTCATAAGACTTCAGGCAAGCAGTCATGAGAGTTGCATTTGTACATTCTACACAATAACAACCAGGGCTGTAAAATCCTCTATTCTCATTTCAGTATTAGTCATTTTGTTACATccttttggcattttttttatttagctttaaactATTTAACCAGTTTTAAATCACGTAATATAAGTGCATCATcttatacttatttatttaaatgttgccAATGCAAAATTTCCATCAAAaatctatcttttttttcatcttttcagcaaaatttaaatttacaattttcttttttaatcataGTTAATGACAACATTGATCTAGCAGGTGGAAGATTGGACAGATTGAAAGTATCCTTCAATTACTGACGATGACttttttcttaaagggacagttcacccaaaaatgtcattatttttgtccatCGTGTAGCTCACGGATTTCTTTATACCATCGAGCACAcaagatttatgtttttacatccACACAATCAATGGTGTCAGGTGTTGTTTTGGCCTTTCAATGAATAGACAAAAACAAGTTTAGAGAGACTAAAACTTATAATTGCTGCTCCATATCTTGGCTGCTATTTTGCATGACTAATAGGATTAGGAAGGTTGATTAGGAAAAGCTCTTCCATCTTAATCCCAGGCCTCCGCATCTGACCTTCTTTCATTAAGGGGTTAATACACTGGTCATCCAAAGCAAGTCCCTGTGATGACTGCCTTTGATTTCCACTCTTTGAGGACGCGAGCGTGGAAGGGCCTGCAGGGTCGCACACAAGGACCTTTCCGGCCCCTGTGTATCGTAATAACTCCGTGTGATTTCTCTACAGACAAGAGCCGCCCTTGACGGCTGCGCTTGGGCTGAGGAATGCTGGAGTGAGAGACAGTGTCAGGCCTGTGCGGACCCATCAGGCTCACAAGCTGCAGAAGAGAGAAGCCTTTGTCTCTTTGGCCATGGGTATTTATAGATGTAAGCCATATGCATAAGGAGCTGGAGGAATCAGTGCAATTTAGACCCCCCCACTCCCACCTTTCACAGGCTGCATAAAGTCTTGCATCAAAGGAATTAGGCATATTGTCACGACTAGAACTGCTGTTAATTCATTAATCACTGACTGATTAATGTAATGAAAATCGAATACTCAGCAAAAATGCGTTCAAATTGATCAAGTGACTgcctgagcagcaaatcagagtattaaaatgatttctgaaggatcatgcgatactgatgactggagtaatgataataaaatttcAGCTTAGCATCACATTAAgacccggtttcacagacagggcttagctTAAGCCaagattaggccatagttcaattaggacatttaagttaattaatttttataagtAATTGCTTGGAAAAAAGCATTACCgatgtgcatcttaagacaaaacaaaggcactgacatgttttaagatcagtcagtgcaggtttctttcagttgaaacagctcagatttacattttagtctaggactaggctcaAGCCTTGTCTGTGGAACCGGGGGAATATTACATCAAATACAAAAGcttttgtaaattgtaataatttataacattactgtattttggattaTTAAATGAAGCTTTGTAGTATGAGAgactcaaattaaaaatgtttaaatcattttaataaaataaaataatatataaatataaatttaataaatttaatcatataaaaaatatttttttatgtaaacattacTGACAGTGGCAGTGGCAATCATCATAAATCATTCATAAAGTTTTACATAactaaaaacagcaacaagTAGCTGATGGGCTGTTTTTTTCCTGGCATCCATGCAAACAAACTTATTCTCAAGCGGATTTCCTGCATGAGGGGCAAGGAAGTCTTCTTTCGGATCATGAATAGCCATCATGCTGAACTGGCCTTCAACCAGCTCAGAACGGCAGGATGAAGGAGCTGATAGCTGGCTCAGTGGAAAGTGAGGGACATGAAGAATACAGGATGAGATgtagttttgtatattttttaacagtaatgcaCAATTTGCCAGTTTGGTTAAGAAaggttgcatttttatatataatgtaatgagGAGGTGTATTAACATAAAAGTTTACCGTCATTATTCTTGATAAACGTTTTCATTAGACATTCATTTGGGCCTTTAACAAATAATTCTGAGTTTAACTCAAAGATATGAGAACCAATATGTAATAGATTGAAGCAGCgtttggatttttaaaagaCTCATTTCTATTTCTCAAAGCTTTTATACACAATAGATTTAAACTACGCATTTaggatgaaataaatattagaattcattcattttagattttatttactgtagAAAATCTTGACAACAGAGTAGATTATTCAAGATTTTCCCCTATTTAAAGGGTTCACAAGCTGAAAGGTTATGATGTAATTATGATGTCATTATGTTTTTAGGGAATTGCCATAAGGGGGCGTTATGATGCTAACAAaatttacaattataaaatgaacaattttatatatatttatttatgtatgtataattgtaagttaatgattatttaaactTGTCCTCATAAGGGAAACAAAAAGCCATTCTTTCGTGAAATTATCCTGTCTGACAAcagatgacatttttttcattcacccATTAAGATGTAAACCATCTACTGCTAACTATTCAACTGTGCTGACAAGGTTTCCTTTTTATcccaaaaatattatgtaataacaACAGATTGAACTTCTAGCACAGCTTCACTGAAACGGGTGCGAATGACTTAATTCAGTAACGATGCAAATCTAAAATAagccatttttacttttttcgaAGACGATAACCGCAAAGCTACTttcgtataaaaaaaaaaacgaatcatACTTACAAGCGGAATCGGTGAAGTCCATGTCGAGGAGAACAGTTTTCTTGAGTACTCCGTAACGgacttcagcagcagcagctcgcTGTAATGTACACCAGCATCTTGTGCAGCGCGCGTGTGGCCAACACTACACTTTTGACAGGGGCGCGTGCGGACCACTCCGCGTTTCTGCTCATCCGGGTCCTAGTGCTCGACAGCTAGCGGAACTGGTCTGATTTACCTTGTGCGCGAATTAATGCCTGATTCATTTCAAAACGGTGCGGACTATTTGGCTAGAGCATCTGTCCACTGCAAGACACTGCAGTAAATCGCCATATCAGCATTTTTTGCAGCGTTATAAATACATCCTGTcgttcaaaaaaataaacaaacaaacaaataaataaatgaaaggcaCATCGGTGGGGCATTTAGTCGGGGTCAACGGTAATAACTTTGTTTGGTTTGTGTATGATTAAACATCAACATGGTTTTTGATGCTAAAGTTTGGCACCCTCCAGAGGTAGAGGAAGGGCAAGGTCTTCATACAGtgataaaatatcaaatcatgTAATTGGCACTTAATACAcatgagtaaaataaatatctgaataatcttttcataaaagaaaaatgcagcaCAGATACAGATATCTATCCAATGCCTGTCTAATTTACAACAGGGGAAGGTTTTGTAAAAGTATGATTTTGGCTTTAGCTCTGttatctctctgtgtgtgtgtgtgtgtgtgtgtgtgtgtgtgtgtgtgtgtgtgtgtgtgtgtgtgtgtgtgtgactaacCCCAAAATGCGCCACGTAACAAAATAATGTggaaaatgattaataatttcattaaaattaaagttcCTGAAAGTGTTATGGCATCCACAACCACAAAACTTTGTTTGATACTtacatctaataaataaaaaataaataaaaacctttaacatattttattttaaggaaatgttttaatctgTTGTACTATAACTTAagctacaattaaaatgaaaactatataGACACAAATGCAATAcgatacaataaaataaatgaaagttgtataaaaataaaatgtcaaaacatacaacacaaggactaaaatgttaattaaccttaaaataacacagaaaaaaagtgaaagaaaaactaattcaTAAGAGTAGGCTGAGCTATAGTAAACTATAATGTAGCACTGGTTTAGGTTCTTCTATGCATTATTTTGGTACGTTTGCACGTTTAAAAGGAAGGTTGTTTAATAAAAGGGATTAGCTATAACAACTGCAAAACATTTTCTGCTTATCGCGATCAGTCCTGCCATAACACTGGAACCAACAAATAAGCTAAAAAGAACACGGTAAATTACACTAATAatgtttatgttcttttaaTGACGATctgagaaattaaatataaaaaaataatttctggtCTTTCCAATCAACACCTTTCCAGACTCTCCTCTTCCAGTTAAGAAATTTGATGGAACCCTGAAGAGCCCACCCCCTTCGCCGTTTTCCAAAATCTTATTGGTCAATTGCCTGTCAGTAATCATAAAACAGAACGCCTATTGGTTAGCTAGGCAAAAAAAATAGGTGGTTCATAAAATAAGTCTCCCAAACTGCTGCACATATCATCGCATCGGGGGTGCGGGAAGCGCAGGATTTCCTGTGGTGTTGCTGAACTGGACACATCCGAGTTTTAGATTCGCAGAAGTACCTAGCTCATTTTAACCTCCGTCGATTTAATGTCTTAATCAAAACCTTCTCATCTGTACGTGCCCTAGACTACACCACGCCGTAGTTAGTCTGAAGTAAGTCATCAAAGATGTCCGAAGCCACAGTGGCCGATACTCGCCGGTTAAACTCTAAACCGCAGGACCTGACGGACGCCTACGGCCCTCCCAGCAACTTTCTGGAAATCGACGTGTACGACCCGCAGACTATAGGAGTTGGCCGCAATCGCTTCACCACTTACGAAGTCCGGATGAGGGTAGGCTGGCCCAGTGAATGAAtgtgattgtgtgtttgtgacagagAGGCTGCGGCTCTGTTCGGCCTAGCTAACGTTAGCCTGCGCGCTAATGCTAACTAACACCTCACTCGACGTGAACGAGTCTCATCCTCCTAAAAGCTCCTAAAATCGGGAGTTAATAATACGAACTACTAGGTTTCGATCTAAATTCGGTTTTCTATGTGAGCAAGTTGGATTTAAGCAGTTTTGGCGGAGAGAGGAAGAGCTAATTTAGCTGTTGTTGTTACTGTCAACCATCAACAAGCTCTAGCCAGTTGCATCTAAGCTATTAAGATTAACATTTGGATGCGTTACCGTTCCAaatttaacttcttttttttttgtaggtttaaTAATGTCAATTTGTGTTAGATGAATTCGAGGAGATTCTGCATCGAGTACACGGCTGAGATATGtagacattattaaataatcatGTGACTTATTCTGCTTTCTCCGTTGAAATCTAGACAAATCTTCCCATTTTTAAACTGAAGGAGTCGTGTGTTAGACGAAGATACAGCGACTTCGAGTGGCTGAAGAATGAGCTGGAAAGAGACAGCAAGGTATCAGATCCTGGAGACCTTGAAGGAAACATCTTGCCTCATAAAATACTTGTGGTTGTCTTTAAATGTACTTGCagaaaaaaattagttttgctAATTAAAAACGGTTGTAAGAACGCACGGCATGTGAATTAAtagtcagaaatgttttt from Puntigrus tetrazona isolate hp1 chromosome 21, ASM1883169v1, whole genome shotgun sequence harbors:
- the snx12 gene encoding sorting nexin-12 isoform X2 translates to MSEATVADTRRLNSKPQDLTDAYGPPSNFLEIDVYDPQTIGVGRNRFTTYEVRMRTNLPIFKLKESCVRRRYSDFEWLKNELERDSKIVVPPLPGKALKRQLPFRGDEGIFEESFIEERRAGLEQFINRIAGHPLAQNERCLHMFLQEESIDRNYIPGKV
- the snx12 gene encoding sorting nexin-12 isoform X1, yielding MSEATVADTRRLNSKPQDLTDAYGPPSNFLEIDVYDPQTIGVGRNRFTTYEVRMRTNLPIFKLKESCVRRRYSDFEWLKNELERDSKIVVPPLPGKALKRQLPFRGDEGIFEESFIEERRAGLEQFINRIAGHPLAQNERCLHMFLQEESIDRNYIPGKVRQ